A single window of Helicobacter pylori NCTC 11637 = CCUG 17874 = ATCC 43504 = JCM 12093 DNA harbors:
- the nuoL gene encoding NADH-quinone oxidoreductase subunit L, translating into MQYSSLLSVVLFLPLIGAVYAGLFGAKAKALHVGVFNSLCVLVSFIGAVVLFIQAWHHQSYEKYLFDWIVVGNFKVGFSLILDNINAVMIVVVTLVSFLVHVYSIGYMEHDTGFNRYFSYLSGFVFSMLVLVLSDNFLGLFIGWEGVGLCSYLLIGFWYHKKSANDASIEAFVMNRITDLGMLMGIILIFWNFGTLQYKEVFSMLNNADYSMLFCISVFLFIGAMGKSAQFPMHTWLANAMEGPTPVSALIHAATMVTAGVYLIIRANPLYSAVFEVGYFIACLGAFVALFGASMALVNKDLKRIVAYSTLSQLGYMFVAAGLGAYAIALFHLFTHAFFKSLLFLGSGNVMHAMEDNLDITKMGALYKPMKITAIFMIIGSVALCGIYPFAGYFSKDKILEVAFGMHHHILWFVLLIGAIFTAFYSFRLIMLVFFAPKQHEINHPHEAKNFMLLSMLPLGILAVIAGFFEEPFFHFISQVIPSVGEYLVPLALLISITTIVVLLSIAYAIFKYKNGITSKKEGGFLYKLLLNQYYIPQLYQGIAKVFSAIASFLHQVVELKIIDAIVDTIGRSVFVIGRVFRASQDGNLTSMLRFMVAGVLILLAFVAFFGR; encoded by the coding sequence ATGCAGTATTCTTCTTTGCTGTCAGTGGTGTTGTTTTTGCCTTTAATCGGCGCAGTTTATGCGGGGCTGTTTGGGGCTAAAGCTAAAGCGTTGCATGTGGGCGTTTTCAATTCTTTGTGCGTGCTGGTTTCTTTCATTGGCGCTGTGGTTCTTTTCATTCAAGCATGGCATCATCAAAGCTATGAAAAATATTTGTTTGACTGGATCGTGGTAGGGAATTTTAAAGTGGGCTTTTCTCTCATACTGGATAATATCAATGCGGTCATGATTGTCGTGGTAACTTTAGTTTCTTTCTTAGTGCATGTGTATTCTATAGGCTATATGGAGCATGATACAGGGTTTAACCGCTATTTTTCCTACCTCAGCGGCTTTGTGTTTTCCATGCTGGTGTTGGTGTTGAGCGATAATTTTTTAGGGCTTTTCATTGGCTGGGAAGGGGTGGGGCTATGCTCTTACTTGCTCATTGGCTTTTGGTATCATAAAAAAAGCGCGAATGACGCTTCCATTGAAGCCTTTGTGATGAATCGGATCACGGATTTAGGCATGCTCATGGGGATTATTTTGATCTTTTGGAATTTTGGCACCCTCCAGTATAAAGAAGTCTTTAGCATGCTCAATAACGCCGATTATTCCATGCTCTTTTGCATTAGCGTGTTTCTTTTCATTGGCGCTATGGGGAAGAGCGCGCAATTCCCTATGCACACATGGCTAGCCAACGCTATGGAGGGGCCAACCCCTGTATCCGCTCTCATCCATGCAGCGACGATGGTAACCGCTGGGGTGTATCTAATCATCAGAGCCAATCCCTTGTATAGTGCGGTGTTTGAAGTGGGTTATTTCATCGCATGTTTAGGGGCGTTTGTGGCTCTTTTTGGAGCGAGCATGGCTTTAGTCAATAAAGATTTAAAGCGCATTGTGGCTTATTCCACGCTTTCTCAATTAGGCTATATGTTTGTAGCGGCCGGTCTTGGGGCTTATGCGATCGCGCTTTTCCATCTCTTCACGCATGCGTTTTTCAAATCCCTCCTTTTCTTAGGATCAGGGAATGTCATGCATGCGATGGAAGACAATCTGGATATTACTAAAATGGGCGCTTTATACAAGCCTATGAAAATCACAGCGATCTTTATGATTATAGGTTCAGTGGCTTTGTGCGGGATCTACCCTTTCGCAGGATACTTTTCTAAAGACAAGATTTTAGAAGTGGCTTTTGGGATGCACCACCACATTTTATGGTTTGTTCTTCTAATTGGAGCGATCTTTACCGCTTTTTATAGCTTCAGGCTCATCATGTTGGTGTTTTTTGCACCCAAACAGCACGAAATCAACCACCCCCATGAAGCCAAAAATTTCATGCTTTTAAGCATGCTACCCTTAGGGATTTTAGCGGTCATTGCCGGGTTTTTTGAAGAGCCGTTTTTTCATTTTATTTCTCAAGTGATCCCCAGCGTTGGAGAGTATCTAGTCCCGCTCGCTCTTTTAATCAGTATCACCACCATAGTGGTGTTATTGAGTATCGCCTATGCCATATTTAAATATAAAAATGGTATCACTTCCAAAAAAGAGGGGGGCTTTTTATACAAGCTCTTGCTCAACCAATACTATATCCCGCAACTCTATCAAGGGATTGCAAAAGTTTTTAGCGCCATCGCTTCATTCTTGCACCAAGTCGTGGAATTGAAAATCATTGATGCGATAGTGGATACCATAGGAAGAAGCGTTTTTGTTATAGGGCGTGTGTTTAGGGCTAGCCAAGATGGGAATTTAACCTCCATGCTGCGCTTCATGGTGGCTGGGGTTTTAATTTTATTAGCGTTTGTAGCTTTTTTTGGGAGATAA
- the nuoH gene encoding NADH-quinone oxidoreductase subunit NuoH, producing MSAYIIETLIKILILVAVFSALGGFATYIERKVLAYFQRRLGPCYVGPFGLLQVAADGIKLFTKEDIIPQGANKFIFTLAPIIAMVSAFVSMAPIPFFPNFTLFGYEIKPLISDINIGFLFFLAVGSAGIYAPILAGLASNNKYSLIGSARATIQLLSFEVVSTLTILAPLMVVGSLSLVEINHYQSGGFLDWLVFKQPLAFVLFLIASYAELNRTPFDLLEHEAEIVAGYCTEYSGLKWGMFFLAEYAHLFAFSFVISIVFFGGFNAWGFIPGGIAILIKAGFFVFLSMWVRATYPHVRPDQLMDMCWKIMLPLALLNIVLTGIIILI from the coding sequence ATGAGCGCTTATATCATTGAAACCTTGATTAAAATTTTGATTTTAGTCGCTGTTTTTTCGGCTTTAGGAGGCTTTGCCACTTATATTGAAAGGAAGGTGTTAGCCTATTTCCAACGCCGTTTAGGGCCTTGTTATGTGGGGCCTTTTGGGCTTTTGCAAGTCGCAGCAGACGGCATTAAGCTTTTCACTAAAGAAGACATTATCCCTCAAGGCGCGAATAAGTTCATTTTCACGCTAGCGCCCATTATTGCGATGGTGAGCGCGTTTGTGTCCATGGCACCCATCCCCTTTTTCCCTAATTTCACTCTGTTTGGCTATGAAATCAAGCCCCTTATTTCTGACATCAACATTGGCTTTTTGTTTTTCTTAGCTGTGGGTTCAGCAGGGATTTATGCGCCTATTTTAGCCGGGCTTGCTTCTAATAACAAATACTCTTTAATTGGCTCCGCAAGAGCGACAATCCAACTGCTCAGCTTTGAAGTGGTCAGCACTTTAACCATTCTAGCCCCCTTAATGGTGGTAGGATCGCTCTCTTTAGTGGAAATCAATCATTACCAAAGCGGTGGGTTTTTAGACTGGCTTGTGTTTAAGCAACCTCTAGCGTTTGTTTTGTTTTTGATCGCAAGTTATGCCGAATTGAATCGAACCCCCTTTGACTTGTTAGAGCATGAAGCCGAGATTGTAGCAGGGTATTGCACCGAATACAGCGGCTTGAAATGGGGCATGTTCTTTTTAGCGGAATACGCGCATTTATTCGCTTTTTCTTTTGTGATTTCTATTGTGTTTTTTGGTGGGTTTAACGCATGGGGCTTTATCCCTGGAGGCATAGCGATTTTAATTAAAGCGGGCTTTTTTGTCTTTTTATCCATGTGGGTTAGAGCGACTTATCCGCATGTGCGCCCAGACCAACTGATGGATATGTGCTGGAAAATCATGCTGCCTTTAGCGTTATTGAATATCGTGCTAACAGGCATTATCATTTTAATTTAA
- the nuoN gene encoding NADH-quinone oxidoreductase subunit NuoN, whose amino-acid sequence MLIDSLHISFDSFNFESILPMLVLVCGGIFTLLINAFTSRFSRNLNVFLCMLFLVLDFLVVLGLEEQENAFFGFLSLDTLSLISQSIVLISAFLLIFLALSKERFNEFQTAEFYSLYLFIVAGFQFMVSSNHLLLILIGLETASLPLCVLMALSDKRYGLEAGIKYFTMGAMASAFFAMGAMAFYLLTGSLNLEVITLYLHTEGITNPMLFAMGAIFLIGAIGFKVSLVPFHTWMPDVYEGNNPVFASYISIVPKIAGFVVATRLFGAFIDTRIAWVEDIFYVLILMTITIPNFIALWQEDVKRMLAYSSISHSGFALACVFIHTEDSQQAMFVYWFMFAFTYIGAFGLLWLLKSREKTWDERYDHPYSKFNGLIKTHPLVAILGAIFVFGLAGIPPFSVFWGKFLAVESALESNHILLAVVMLINSAVAAFYYFRWLVAMFFNKPLQSYAQNDIYTQNATMPIYAVIIAMALACLFSVFMMRGLLEFVA is encoded by the coding sequence ATGTTAATAGATAGTCTCCACATCTCTTTTGATAGCTTTAATTTTGAGAGCATTTTACCCATGCTGGTGTTGGTGTGTGGGGGGATTTTCACGCTCTTAATCAACGCTTTCACTTCCAGGTTTTCACGCAATTTGAATGTGTTTTTATGCATGCTTTTTTTGGTTTTGGATTTTTTGGTGGTTTTAGGGTTAGAAGAGCAAGAAAACGCCTTTTTTGGGTTTTTGAGCTTGGATACCCTCTCGCTCATCTCTCAAAGCATTGTCTTGATTTCAGCCTTTTTGCTCATTTTCTTAGCCCTTTCAAAAGAGCGCTTCAACGAATTTCAGACCGCTGAATTTTATTCCCTATACTTGTTTATTGTCGCTGGCTTTCAATTCATGGTTTCAAGCAACCATTTATTGCTAATCCTTATCGGGTTAGAAACAGCGTCCTTACCCCTTTGTGTGTTAATGGCGTTGAGCGATAAACGCTACGGCTTAGAAGCAGGGATCAAATATTTCACTATGGGGGCGATGGCGAGCGCGTTTTTTGCTATGGGGGCGATGGCTTTTTACTTGCTCACAGGGAGCTTGAATCTTGAAGTCATTACCCTATACTTACACACTGAAGGCATCACAAACCCCATGCTCTTTGCGATGGGCGCTATCTTTTTGATTGGAGCGATTGGCTTTAAGGTTTCTTTAGTACCTTTCCATACTTGGATGCCTGATGTGTATGAGGGCAATAACCCGGTCTTTGCGAGCTATATTTCCATTGTGCCTAAAATCGCCGGCTTTGTGGTAGCGACTCGCCTTTTTGGGGCGTTTATAGACACTCGCATCGCTTGGGTAGAAGACATTTTTTATGTTTTGATTCTTATGACTATCACCATCCCTAATTTCATTGCTTTATGGCAAGAAGATGTCAAAAGAATGCTCGCTTATAGTTCCATTTCGCATTCTGGGTTCGCTTTAGCATGCGTGTTTATCCACACTGAAGATAGCCAACAAGCGATGTTTGTTTATTGGTTCATGTTCGCATTCACTTACATTGGGGCTTTTGGCCTTTTATGGCTCTTAAAAAGCCGGGAAAAAACATGGGATGAACGCTACGATCACCCCTATTCTAAATTCAACGGCCTTATCAAAACCCACCCTTTAGTGGCGATCTTGGGCGCTATTTTTGTTTTTGGGCTTGCAGGAATCCCGCCTTTTAGCGTGTTCTGGGGGAAATTTTTAGCCGTTGAAAGCGCTTTAGAGAGCAATCACATTCTTTTAGCGGTGGTGATGTTAATTAATAGCGCGGTGGCTGCGTTTTATTATTTCCGTTGGCTCGTAGCGATGTTTTTCAATAAGCCCTTACAAAGCTACGCTCAAAACGATATTTACACCCAAAACGCTACCATGCCCATTTATGCGGTCATTATTGCCATGGCGTTAGCGTGCTTGTTCTCTGTTTTTATGATGCGAGGGCTTTTAGAGTTTGTGGCTTAA
- a CDS encoding NADH-quinone oxidoreductase subunit J, with protein sequence MFETIAFYFFAILTLSMALVVITTTNILYAITALASSMVFISAFFFLLDAEFLGVVQITVYVGAVIVMYAFGMMFFNSAAEVVERKQSPKILCVLSFGVAILLTLILSAPSIGENLSNQVNSNAIDAQIPNIKAIGYVLFTNYLIPFEAAALMLLVAMVGGIATGIQKIHGKNHTQFIKESL encoded by the coding sequence ATGTTTGAAACCATTGCCTTTTATTTCTTTGCGATCCTTACTTTAAGCATGGCGTTAGTGGTGATCACCACCACGAATATCCTCTATGCCATTACCGCTCTTGCTAGCAGCATGGTTTTTATTTCCGCTTTTTTCTTTTTACTAGACGCTGAGTTTTTGGGCGTGGTGCAAATCACGGTGTATGTGGGGGCTGTCATTGTGATGTATGCGTTTGGCATGATGTTTTTCAACTCCGCTGCGGAAGTGGTTGAACGCAAGCAAAGCCCTAAAATCTTGTGCGTTCTTTCATTTGGCGTGGCAATATTACTCACCTTGATTTTAAGCGCTCCTAGCATTGGCGAAAACCTTTCTAATCAAGTCAATTCCAACGCTATTGATGCGCAAATCCCTAACATTAAAGCCATTGGTTATGTGCTTTTTACCAATTACCTCATCCCTTTTGAAGCGGCGGCTTTAATGCTTTTAGTCGCTATGGTTGGAGGCATCGCTACAGGGATTCAAAAAATCCATGGGAAAAATCACACGCAATTTATAAAGGAATCTCTATGA
- the nuoK gene encoding NADH-quinone oxidoreductase subunit NuoK — MIGLNHYLIVSGLLFCIGLAGMLKRKNILLLFFSTEIMLNAINIGFVAISKYTHNLDGQMFALFIIAIAASEVAIGLGLVILWFKKFKSLDIDSLNAMKG, encoded by the coding sequence ATGATAGGGTTAAACCACTATTTGATTGTTTCAGGGTTGCTCTTTTGCATTGGTTTAGCGGGCATGCTGAAACGCAAAAACATTCTGTTGCTCTTTTTTTCTACAGAAATCATGCTCAATGCGATCAATATCGGTTTTGTAGCGATCTCTAAATACACGCACAATTTAGACGGACAGATGTTTGCGCTCTTTATTATCGCTATTGCCGCTAGTGAGGTGGCTATTGGTTTGGGCTTGGTGATTTTGTGGTTTAAGAAATTCAAGAGCTTAGATATTGATTCTTTAAACGCTATGAAAGGTTGA
- the nuoI gene encoding NADH-quinone oxidoreductase subunit NuoI → MAKQEYKQLPKRAEVHSATEQFKDTVKTSLGLDLFKGLGLTIKEFFSPSVTIHYPMEQLPLSPRYRAVHNLQRLLDSGSERCIGCGLCEKICTSNCIRIITHKGEDNRKKIDSYTINLGRCIYCGLCAEVCPELAIVMGNRFENASTQRSQYGSKSEFLTNEQDAKNCSHAEFLGFGAVSPNYNERMQATPLDYVQEPSKEESKEETPANPESHKGDENV, encoded by the coding sequence ATGGCCAAACAAGAATACAAGCAACTTCCTAAACGAGCCGAAGTCCATAGTGCGACCGAGCAGTTTAAAGACACCGTTAAAACGAGCTTGGGTTTGGATCTATTCAAAGGGCTAGGGCTTACGATCAAGGAATTTTTTAGCCCAAGCGTAACCATCCATTACCCTATGGAGCAACTCCCTTTAAGCCCTCGTTATCGCGCGGTGCATAATCTGCAACGGCTTTTAGACTCAGGCTCTGAAAGGTGTATAGGTTGCGGACTGTGCGAAAAGATTTGCACGAGCAATTGCATAAGGATCATCACGCATAAGGGTGAAGACAACCGCAAAAAGATCGATTCTTACACGATCAATTTGGGGCGTTGCATTTATTGCGGGTTGTGCGCGGAAGTTTGCCCAGAATTAGCAATTGTTATGGGGAATCGGTTTGAAAACGCCAGCACCCAACGCTCTCAATACGGCTCTAAAAGCGAGTTTCTAACGAACGAACAAGACGCTAAAAACTGCTCGCATGCCGAGTTTTTAGGCTTTGGTGCGGTAAGCCCTAATTACAACGAACGCATGCAAGCCACCCCTTTAGATTATGTCCAAGAGCCCTCAAAAGAAGAATCAAAAGAAGAGACTCCAGCAAACCCAGAAAGCCATAAGGGAGATGAAAATGTTTGA
- a CDS encoding tetratricopeptide repeat protein yields MWLKSKIFLLMGLFSHSLNALSLTLTQGKEGGEDFSVLTLRHNKAFSCFYANEKPPSGIEASLSIIRAKRPIECVIDSIPKEGFTPLENAFFNITYSMRQQQFILHIKPKVMRRLTLFSFDRDYKKAIPLFVENDPKAKMWQIIGYDQNIPFLSKKDNAQKGLNFPIVIKDAQTPIIQELDVNNKPLLTTKGYDLNAYLEAKKQMDSQAYFDALRTISRAFKNYPQTMFKKDLYLLEIIALGQLGIKKSLLIDIGTKWIKNYPTDPNIPEALYYVAKALDENNNYKQAMHYYKRILLEYKNSRYAPLAQMRLAIEAAEGSDLSNANMLFKEAFSNAKDKESASEIALNWAEAEINYQNFNNAKYLIDKVVQSNPDYISTHSESALDLLKLLKKNQMNASAIEIAHLLLNQDDDLKAKEQALYDLGALYARIKDFKNAHLYNLQYLQDHAELDKASVVRARDEKALFSMEGNTQEKIAHYDKIIHNFPNSNEALKALELKAQLLFEDKRYAEVLSMQKNLPKDSPLIQKTLNILAKTPLEDNRCEEALKYLSQITAFAFSPKEEIQAFDCLYFASLKEKAQIIALNALKAAKTPSEKLIWLYRLGRNYYRLGDFKNSTLASKDALTLAQGLNKKEFYDIAFVLFSDYMQNNEKELALHLYAFLEKHFKGDKRMALVYFKLLENEKDPKSVKIYATSLLKLQDAYKDYSYTPFSEFALIDAYRTTKDYSKALETLDKLLNRRLSLEDHQKALYLQSSLLDLTHQKAKSKSSLEKCVQLKQKDQTNAWQNLCEQGLNLFKNKES; encoded by the coding sequence TTGTGGCTTAAGTCAAAAATCTTTCTTTTAATGGGCTTATTCTCCCATTCTCTCAACGCCTTAAGTCTCACGCTCACGCAAGGCAAGGAAGGGGGGGAAGATTTTTCTGTTTTAACCTTACGGCACAACAAGGCGTTTTCTTGTTTTTATGCTAATGAAAAACCGCCAAGCGGGATTGAAGCGTCTTTATCCATTATACGTGCTAAACGCCCCATAGAATGCGTGATAGACTCCATTCCTAAAGAGGGCTTTACCCCTTTAGAAAACGCTTTTTTCAATATCACCTATTCTATGCGCCAACAACAATTCATTTTACACATCAAACCCAAAGTGATGCGAAGGCTCACCCTTTTTTCTTTTGATAGGGATTATAAAAAAGCGATCCCCCTTTTTGTGGAAAACGATCCTAAAGCCAAAATGTGGCAAATCATAGGCTATGATCAAAACATCCCTTTTTTGAGCAAAAAAGACAACGCTCAAAAAGGCTTGAATTTCCCCATTGTCATTAAAGACGCTCAAACCCCTATCATTCAAGAACTGGATGTGAATAACAAACCCCTACTCACCACAAAGGGCTATGATTTAAACGCTTATTTAGAGGCTAAAAAACAAATGGATTCGCAAGCCTATTTTGACGCTTTACGCACGATCAGCCGCGCGTTTAAAAACTACCCTCAAACGATGTTTAAAAAAGATCTGTATTTATTAGAAATTATCGCATTAGGCCAATTAGGCATTAAAAAATCCTTACTCATAGACATTGGCACCAAGTGGATTAAAAATTACCCGACTGATCCCAATATCCCTGAAGCGCTATACTATGTCGCCAAAGCTTTAGACGAAAACAACAATTACAAACAGGCCATGCACTATTACAAACGCATTCTTTTAGAATACAAAAATTCCCGCTACGCTCCTTTAGCCCAAATGCGTTTAGCCATTGAAGCGGCTGAAGGCTCTGATTTGAGCAACGCTAACATGCTTTTTAAAGAAGCTTTTTCTAACGCCAAAGACAAAGAGAGCGCGAGTGAAATCGCGCTTAATTGGGCCGAAGCAGAGATAAACTATCAAAATTTTAATAACGCTAAATACCTCATTGATAAGGTGGTCCAATCCAACCCTGATTATATTTCTACGCATAGCGAATCAGCCCTGGACTTGCTCAAGTTATTGAAAAAAAACCAGATGAATGCAAGTGCGATTGAGATCGCTCACTTGCTCCTCAATCAAGACGATGACTTGAAAGCTAAAGAGCAAGCGCTTTATGATTTAGGGGCGTTATATGCAAGGATCAAGGACTTTAAAAACGCCCACCTTTACAATCTGCAATATTTGCAAGACCATGCGGAATTGGATAAAGCTTCTGTCGTTAGGGCGCGCGATGAAAAAGCCCTTTTTTCCATGGAGGGGAACACGCAAGAAAAAATCGCCCACTATGACAAAATCATCCACAATTTCCCTAATTCTAATGAAGCCCTAAAGGCTTTAGAATTAAAAGCCCAACTATTGTTTGAAGATAAGCGTTATGCTGAAGTGTTAAGCATGCAAAAAAATTTGCCCAAAGATTCCCCTTTGATCCAGAAAACGCTCAATATCCTTGCTAAAACCCCATTAGAGGACAATCGTTGCGAAGAAGCCTTAAAATATTTATCCCAGATCACAGCCTTTGCATTCAGCCCCAAAGAAGAAATCCAAGCCTTTGATTGCTTGTATTTCGCATCGCTCAAAGAAAAAGCGCAAATCATTGCCCTAAACGCTTTAAAAGCGGCTAAAACCCCTAGCGAGAAATTAATATGGCTTTATCGTTTGGGGCGCAATTACTACCGCTTAGGGGATTTTAAAAATTCCACTCTGGCCTCTAAAGACGCTTTAACTCTCGCTCAAGGCTTAAACAAAAAAGAATTTTATGATATTGCTTTTGTTTTATTTTCAGATTACATGCAAAACAATGAAAAAGAATTGGCTCTCCATTTGTATGCGTTTTTAGAAAAACATTTCAAAGGCGATAAACGCATGGCGTTGGTTTATTTTAAATTGCTAGAGAATGAAAAAGATCCTAAAAGCGTCAAAATTTATGCCACAAGCTTACTCAAACTCCAAGACGCTTACAAGGACTATTCTTACACGCCTTTTAGCGAATTTGCTCTCATTGACGCTTACAGGACCACCAAAGATTATTCAAAAGCGTTAGAAACGCTAGACAAACTCTTAAACCGCAGGCTTTCTTTAGAAGATCACCAAAAAGCCTTGTATTTACAATCAAGCCTACTGGATCTAACCCATCAAAAAGCAAAATCTAAATCCAGTTTAGAAAAATGCGTTCAGTTAAAACAAAAAGATCAAACAAACGCATGGCAAAATTTATGCGAACAGGGTTTAAATTTATTCAAAAACAAGGAGTCATAA
- a CDS encoding NADH-quinone oxidoreductase subunit M, which produces MQFLHAHLLSVVIFFPMLSALLAFFMSDQASRAYAIVIALIELLLILLLWHGFDIQTAGMQFEEMKELVYQIGVNYHVGIDGIALFLLLLNAIVVLLSVIYVKERRKDFAICLLLLEGILMGVFSSLNAIFFYAFWEISLLPVLYLIGRFGRNNKIYSGMKFFLYTFLASLCMLLGILYIGYDYANNYGMMSFDILDWYQLNFSSGVKIWLFVAFLIGIAVKIPLFPLHTWLPYAYSNAPTLGSVMLSALLSKMGTYALLRFLLPLFPELSEIYLTPIAIAALCMIIYGGFLAYAQKDLKTLIAYSSFSHMGVVVLGVFSFNVEGISGAVFMMFAHGVIVMGLFLLAGILEERASSLEIARFGSIAKSAPVFAAFFMIVLMANVGMPLSIGFVGEFLSLLGFFATYPLLAIIAGTSIILSAIYMLTSYKDVFFGNLKAGSNQISVFEDLNAREVGVLSVILALILILGIYPKILLKPIEQGSKQLLEVIEIRSLPFLGSLDTKIKEVSYVNR; this is translated from the coding sequence ATGCAGTTTTTACATGCGCATCTTTTAAGCGTGGTGATCTTTTTCCCCATGCTGAGCGCGCTATTAGCGTTCTTTATGAGCGATCAAGCGAGCAGGGCGTATGCGATCGTCATCGCTTTGATTGAATTGTTATTAATCTTGTTGTTGTGGCATGGGTTTGATATTCAAACAGCCGGCATGCAGTTTGAAGAAATGAAGGAATTAGTCTATCAAATTGGCGTGAATTACCATGTGGGCATTGATGGCATCGCGCTCTTTTTATTGCTCTTAAACGCTATCGTGGTGTTATTGTCCGTGATTTATGTCAAAGAGCGTCGTAAAGACTTTGCGATCTGTCTTTTATTGCTAGAGGGGATTTTGATGGGCGTGTTTTCTTCTCTTAATGCGATCTTTTTCTACGCTTTTTGGGAAATCTCGCTCTTGCCGGTGTTATACCTCATCGGTCGTTTTGGCCGTAATAATAAGATCTATTCTGGCATGAAGTTTTTTCTCTACACCTTTTTAGCGTCATTATGCATGCTCTTAGGCATTTTATACATTGGGTATGATTACGCGAATAATTACGGCATGATGAGTTTTGATATTTTAGACTGGTATCAATTGAATTTTTCTAGCGGGGTTAAAATCTGGCTCTTTGTGGCTTTCTTAATAGGGATTGCGGTTAAAATCCCGCTCTTTCCCTTACACACATGGCTACCTTATGCGTATTCTAACGCTCCTACTTTAGGCTCTGTCATGCTTTCAGCCTTGCTTTCTAAAATGGGGACTTACGCCTTATTACGCTTCTTGCTCCCGCTTTTTCCTGAGCTTTCAGAAATCTATTTAACCCCCATAGCCATTGCAGCACTTTGCATGATCATTTATGGAGGTTTTCTAGCCTACGCTCAAAAAGATTTAAAAACCCTCATCGCTTATAGCTCGTTCTCGCACATGGGAGTCGTGGTGCTTGGGGTTTTTTCTTTCAATGTTGAAGGGATTTCTGGGGCGGTGTTTATGATGTTTGCGCATGGCGTTATTGTCATGGGATTATTTTTGCTCGCTGGTATCTTAGAAGAGCGCGCCAGCAGTTTAGAAATCGCTCGCTTTGGATCCATCGCTAAAAGCGCTCCTGTTTTTGCCGCCTTTTTTATGATCGTTTTAATGGCGAATGTGGGCATGCCTTTAAGCATTGGCTTTGTGGGAGAGTTTTTAAGCTTATTGGGGTTTTTTGCCACTTACCCTCTTTTAGCTATCATTGCCGGAACAAGCATCATTCTCTCAGCGATTTACATGCTCACTTCATATAAAGATGTCTTCTTTGGTAATTTGAAAGCCGGGAGCAATCAAATCAGCGTGTTTGAAGATTTGAACGCTCGTGAGGTAGGGGTTTTGAGCGTGATTTTAGCTTTGATTTTAATTTTAGGGATTTATCCTAAAATCCTTTTAAAACCGATTGAGCAAGGCTCTAAGCAGCTTTTAGAGGTGATAGAAATCCGCTCGCTCCCTTTTTTAGGTTCATTGGATACTAAGATAAAAGAGGTTTCTTATGTTAATAGATAG